In Epilithonimonas zeae, a single window of DNA contains:
- a CDS encoding DUF4270 family protein codes for MYKYVLLCVTILLLYSCERESNTYEVGNSLVSAQSKVVMIDTLTLKMSTIMKDSVITSGKSAMLVGNIKDNTFGKVTSASLFELTPSSYSLATTTNVVFDSIVMYLTNNDFYYGDTLKTFKMDVHPLENRIKLNNGYLYNNSYFKYSSTSIGSAEFLPRPNTDSSFVKIRLDQSYGLGIFNLLKSKDASSQEYFLNFYKGLALVPSSDNNAMLRFGINSSYQVQISKTTKEKVSNTVRLYYHTASVNGTEEVKYTLDINPSTSYSYNKIQSDFSGSELANLSPINPIEAKNLGNKTYLMAGIGVYTKVEIPYLKSLKSLYNNYKIISANLALSPVAGYYSKNFYNPSPLYYYLGDKKNNIASTFLQTDGTTEIQVSLSDESEFQNDYGYSLDMLSYVNNILSETSDSNYNVLIYPSSYLDVLSGKVVFGSQKNNTNPAKLKLYMLGY; via the coding sequence ATGTACAAATATGTCTTGTTGTGTGTTACAATTCTCCTTCTCTATTCCTGTGAAAGAGAAAGTAACACTTATGAAGTAGGAAACTCCTTGGTGTCTGCCCAGTCCAAAGTAGTTATGATAGATACGCTCACGCTGAAAATGTCAACTATAATGAAGGATTCTGTGATTACATCAGGGAAAAGCGCAATGTTGGTGGGGAATATCAAAGATAATACATTTGGAAAAGTAACGTCTGCTTCTCTTTTTGAACTCACGCCGTCCAGTTATTCTTTGGCGACAACGACCAATGTTGTTTTTGATTCTATAGTAATGTATCTAACGAATAATGATTTCTATTATGGAGATACGCTCAAAACCTTCAAGATGGATGTTCATCCGTTGGAGAATAGAATCAAACTTAATAATGGTTATCTTTATAATAACAGTTATTTCAAATATTCCTCTACTTCAATAGGAAGTGCAGAATTTCTTCCAAGACCTAATACAGACAGTAGTTTTGTTAAGATCAGGTTGGATCAATCTTACGGTCTTGGAATCTTTAATCTATTAAAAAGTAAGGATGCAAGCAGCCAGGAATATTTTCTTAATTTTTATAAAGGTTTAGCATTGGTTCCGTCTTCTGATAATAATGCAATGCTGCGTTTTGGGATTAATTCTTCTTATCAGGTTCAGATTAGTAAAACAACTAAAGAAAAAGTATCAAATACAGTCAGACTATATTATCATACAGCTTCAGTTAACGGAACAGAAGAAGTAAAATATACATTAGATATCAATCCGAGTACATCTTATTCCTACAACAAAATCCAAAGTGATTTTTCAGGTTCAGAATTGGCTAATCTAAGTCCTATAAATCCCATCGAAGCTAAAAATCTGGGAAATAAAACTTATCTGATGGCAGGAATTGGTGTTTATACTAAAGTTGAGATTCCTTATCTGAAAAGTCTGAAAAGCCTTTATAACAATTATAAAATTATCAGTGCCAATCTTGCTTTGAGTCCTGTTGCTGGATATTATTCTAAAAATTTTTATAACCCGAGCCCACTTTATTATTACCTCGGAGATAAAAAGAATAATATAGCTTCCACTTTTTTACAAACTGATGGAACTACAGAAATTCAAGTTAGCCTATCCGATGAAAGTGAGTTTCAAAATGATTATGGTTATAGTTTGGATATGCTCAGTTATGTCAATAATATCCTGTCAGAAACTTCAGATTCCAATTATAATGTTCTGATTTATCCATCTTCTTATCTGGATGTCCTCTCTGGTAAAGTCGTGTTTGGAAGCCAAAAGAACAATACCAATCCGGCAAAACTTAAACTTTATATGTTAGGTTATTAA
- a CDS encoding OmpP1/FadL family transporter: MNQNIKILMFLAIIVMQKALAQESSPYSYFGIGTMNNVDNARNIALGNTGIALESPDYINSKNPASITTIGMQNVIFDVSGLLKSNTISSNQGKDRRINGNFTNLGLAMRISNRFSVGAGVQPSTSTEYKFVSTIPVEGTSGTYPITYEGSGGITNLGVTLGYKIDNNWSIGGKAKNNFGTIIRKEIITTNSELEISRNIRYTGFSYGLGTQFNKYFQKERLQLTLGAIINFKSNLNAKGEAVYTENRDYNNSITTKLTSKDSTLPLEMGVGVSILKNDRYRFSFDFTQSNWNEVKNTVTNEKYYRQQVYGLGFELLPQRKNSQILSENLIYRVGLNYDTGYFKVNNREINKMEAMVGLGIPMNKIILNVGYGYGKRGIFTNAAIKENYHSLNLSIDFLDKWFAKRYIN; encoded by the coding sequence ATGAATCAGAATATTAAAATATTGATGTTTCTTGCAATTATTGTTATGCAAAAAGCATTGGCACAAGAATCTTCTCCCTATTCTTATTTCGGCATTGGAACGATGAATAATGTAGATAATGCAAGGAATATTGCTTTAGGAAATACGGGTATTGCTTTAGAATCACCAGATTATATTAATTCAAAAAATCCGGCATCTATTACAACAATAGGGATGCAGAATGTGATTTTTGATGTCAGCGGTTTACTGAAAAGTAATACGATTTCCAGTAATCAAGGAAAAGACAGAAGAATTAACGGAAATTTTACCAATCTTGGTTTGGCTATGAGGATTAGCAATAGATTTTCTGTAGGAGCAGGTGTCCAGCCATCTACTTCTACAGAATATAAATTTGTTTCTACAATCCCAGTAGAAGGAACTTCTGGTACTTATCCCATTACTTATGAAGGAAGTGGCGGAATTACCAATCTCGGTGTTACTTTAGGTTATAAGATTGATAACAACTGGAGTATTGGAGGGAAAGCGAAGAATAATTTTGGAACTATTATCCGCAAAGAAATCATTACTACCAATTCTGAACTCGAAATTAGTCGGAATATAAGATATACTGGCTTTAGTTATGGTTTGGGAACTCAATTCAATAAATATTTTCAAAAAGAAAGACTTCAGTTGACTTTGGGAGCTATCATTAATTTCAAAAGTAATTTAAATGCAAAAGGAGAAGCTGTTTATACAGAAAACAGAGATTATAACAATAGTATCACAACAAAGTTAACTTCAAAAGATTCTACACTTCCTCTAGAAATGGGAGTTGGAGTAAGTATTTTGAAAAACGACAGATATAGATTCAGTTTTGATTTTACGCAGAGCAATTGGAATGAAGTTAAAAACACAGTTACAAACGAAAAATACTACAGGCAGCAAGTCTATGGTTTAGGTTTTGAGCTTCTTCCGCAAAGAAAAAACAGTCAGATTCTTTCAGAGAATTTAATTTATCGAGTTGGACTCAATTACGACACAGGGTATTTTAAAGTTAATAACCGTGAAATCAATAAAATGGAAGCAATGGTTGGATTAGGAATTCCGATGAACAAAATCATTTTGAATGTAGGATATGGCTATGGCAAACGAGGCATTTTTACTAATGCAGCCATAAAAGAGAATTATCATAGTTTAAATCTTAGTATAGATTTTCTAGACAAATGGTTTGCGAAAAGATATATTAATTAA
- a CDS encoding helix-turn-helix domain-containing protein: protein MKYNVFSWARQPHQPKLGLKFSLFFFFVFLSFFTTKAQSISPENRDCIKLICKTFSIINYKSELGSEALKELTNISKFDHNSSIKKVTVQIPTQQIIKDNDTNSKKTITKLVYTAIGILALGAILFFIYRKRNNSLLHTKYKGLLDKIQIQQKTEIPDLSDVQDENIPKEQSSNIADETFNAILKKIIKFENSDKYLKKDINLTWLSNHLNTNTKYLSEVIKVHRNKSFNNYINGLRIEYITRQLYENPVYREYKITYLAEECGYASPQVFVIAFKRETGVTPSYFIEQLKDQSNENYQESIS, encoded by the coding sequence ATGAAATATAATGTTTTTTCTTGGGCAAGACAGCCTCACCAACCAAAATTAGGACTCAAATTTTCCCTCTTTTTCTTCTTCGTTTTTCTTTCATTTTTTACAACCAAAGCCCAAAGTATAAGTCCAGAAAATAGAGATTGCATTAAGTTAATATGTAAGACTTTTTCTATCATTAATTATAAAAGTGAATTGGGTAGTGAAGCTTTGAAGGAACTCACAAATATTTCAAAATTTGATCATAATAGCAGTATAAAAAAAGTAACTGTCCAAATTCCGACTCAGCAGATTATAAAAGATAATGACACGAACTCAAAAAAGACAATCACAAAATTAGTTTACACTGCAATAGGGATTCTTGCGTTGGGGGCAATTTTATTTTTTATTTATCGTAAAAGGAACAATTCTTTATTACATACAAAATACAAAGGTCTTTTAGATAAAATTCAGATTCAACAAAAAACTGAAATTCCAGATCTATCAGACGTTCAGGATGAAAATATTCCAAAAGAACAATCCAGTAATATTGCAGATGAGACTTTTAATGCAATTTTAAAAAAGATAATCAAGTTTGAAAATTCTGATAAATATCTAAAGAAAGATATCAACCTAACTTGGCTTTCCAACCATTTGAATACAAATACCAAATATTTATCAGAAGTTATAAAAGTCCATCGAAATAAAAGCTTCAATAACTATATCAATGGGCTTAGAATAGAGTATATCACCAGACAATTGTACGAAAATCCAGTTTACAGAGAATATAAAATCACTTATCTCGCCGAAGAATGCGGCTATGCGTCGCCGCAGGTTTTTGTGATTGCGTTTAAAAGGGAAACGGGCGTTACGCCATCTTATTTTATAGAGCAATTGAAAGATCAGTCAAACGAAAATTATCAGGAATCGATATCATAA